Proteins encoded in a region of the Nicotiana tomentosiformis chromosome 9, ASM39032v3, whole genome shotgun sequence genome:
- the LOC104101518 gene encoding cold-responsive protein kinase 1-like isoform X2, whose amino-acid sequence MFIEIHQTLEGTLKRGVEVAVKTLSAESRQGLREFLTEIETISDVRHPNLVELIGCCLEGSNRILVYEYLENRSLDRALFGSSTRNVKLEWDTRAAICLGTARGLAYLHEELVPHIVHRDIKASNILLDKDYKPKIGDFGLAKLFPDNITHITTQIKGTTGYLAPEYVIGRQLTSKADVYSFGVLILETVSGRSSGSGTWQGQKLLLELAWQLYEEEKLLELVDPELGDFPEKEVVKYIKVALFCTQENANRRPMMSQVLEMLTRNIKLNEKELTPPGFFQDSGGVSGTQSKLKSSESSTSYQMSSVPLTITQVIPR is encoded by the exons ATGTTCATAGAGATACACCAGACACTGGAG GGAACTCTAAAAAGAGGAGTAGAAGTTGCTGTGAAGACACTTTCTGCCGAATCAAGGCAGGGGTTGCGTGAGTTTTTGACAGAGATTGAAACCATATCAGATGTCAGACACCCCAATCTAGTTGAGTTGATTGGATGCTGTCTTGAAGGAAGTAACCGGATCTTGGTCTATGAATATTTAGAAAATAGGAGCCTCGATCGAGCACTGTTTG GTTCCAGCACTAGGAATGTTAAATTAGAGTGGGACACAAGGGCTGCTATTTGCTTGGGTACCGCTAGAGGTCTTGCCTATCTACATGAAGAATTAGTGCCGCATATAGTGCACAGGGACATCAAAGCTAGTAACATACTGCTTGATAAGGATTATAAGCCAAAAATTGGAGATTTTGGACTTGCAAAGCTTTTTCCAGATAATATCACTCACATCACCACGCAGATAAAAGGAACTAC TGGCTATTTGGCACCCGAATATGTAATAGGCCGTCAATTAACATCCAAGGCTGATGTTTACAGTTTTGGAGTCCTAATACTTGAAACAGTAAGTGGCAGGAGCAGTGGCAGCGGTACATGGCAAGGGCAGAAGTTACTCCTGGAATTG GCCTGGCAGCTCTATGAAGAGGAAAAGCTTTTGGAATTAGTTGATCCAGAACTGGGAGATTTTCCAGAAAAAGAAGTCGTCAAGTACATTAAAGTAGCTCTCTTTTGTACACAAGAAAATGCAAATCGAAGACCAATGATGAGCCAGGTTCTTGAAATGCTCACAAGAAACATCAAGCTAAATGAGAAAGAACTCACACCACCAGGATTTTTCCAAGATTCAGGCGGGGTTAGTGGTACGCAATCTAAGCTGAAGTCATCTGAAAGCAGTACAAGTTATCAAATGAGTTCTGTCCCCCTTACAATCACTCAGGTGATCCCTAGATAA
- the LOC104101518 gene encoding cold-responsive protein kinase 1-like isoform X1 has translation MNCSCFGASTVRQKRGVDHVHRDTPDTGGCSTAKTKNFSYSELRIATNNFHQSNKIGRGGFGTVYKGTLKRGVEVAVKTLSAESRQGLREFLTEIETISDVRHPNLVELIGCCLEGSNRILVYEYLENRSLDRALFGSSTRNVKLEWDTRAAICLGTARGLAYLHEELVPHIVHRDIKASNILLDKDYKPKIGDFGLAKLFPDNITHITTQIKGTTGYLAPEYVIGRQLTSKADVYSFGVLILETVSGRSSGSGTWQGQKLLLELAWQLYEEEKLLELVDPELGDFPEKEVVKYIKVALFCTQENANRRPMMSQVLEMLTRNIKLNEKELTPPGFFQDSGGVSGTQSKLKSSESSTSYQMSSVPLTITQVIPR, from the exons ATGAACTGCAGCTGCTTTGGTGCCTCAACTGTGCGGCAGAAAAGGGGTGTTGATCATGTTCATAGAGATACACCAGACACTGGAG GCTGCTCCACTGCAAAGACAAAGAATTTTTCATATAGTGAATTAAGAATAGCAACCAACAACTTCCATCAAAGTAACAAAATAGGGCGAGGAGGTTTTGGGACAGTATACAAG GGAACTCTAAAAAGAGGAGTAGAAGTTGCTGTGAAGACACTTTCTGCCGAATCAAGGCAGGGGTTGCGTGAGTTTTTGACAGAGATTGAAACCATATCAGATGTCAGACACCCCAATCTAGTTGAGTTGATTGGATGCTGTCTTGAAGGAAGTAACCGGATCTTGGTCTATGAATATTTAGAAAATAGGAGCCTCGATCGAGCACTGTTTG GTTCCAGCACTAGGAATGTTAAATTAGAGTGGGACACAAGGGCTGCTATTTGCTTGGGTACCGCTAGAGGTCTTGCCTATCTACATGAAGAATTAGTGCCGCATATAGTGCACAGGGACATCAAAGCTAGTAACATACTGCTTGATAAGGATTATAAGCCAAAAATTGGAGATTTTGGACTTGCAAAGCTTTTTCCAGATAATATCACTCACATCACCACGCAGATAAAAGGAACTAC TGGCTATTTGGCACCCGAATATGTAATAGGCCGTCAATTAACATCCAAGGCTGATGTTTACAGTTTTGGAGTCCTAATACTTGAAACAGTAAGTGGCAGGAGCAGTGGCAGCGGTACATGGCAAGGGCAGAAGTTACTCCTGGAATTG GCCTGGCAGCTCTATGAAGAGGAAAAGCTTTTGGAATTAGTTGATCCAGAACTGGGAGATTTTCCAGAAAAAGAAGTCGTCAAGTACATTAAAGTAGCTCTCTTTTGTACACAAGAAAATGCAAATCGAAGACCAATGATGAGCCAGGTTCTTGAAATGCTCACAAGAAACATCAAGCTAAATGAGAAAGAACTCACACCACCAGGATTTTTCCAAGATTCAGGCGGGGTTAGTGGTACGCAATCTAAGCTGAAGTCATCTGAAAGCAGTACAAGTTATCAAATGAGTTCTGTCCCCCTTACAATCACTCAGGTGATCCCTAGATAA